The Nitrospinota bacterium genome contains the following window.
GCTTGGTGAGCCCGATGAGATAGTAGCCCCCATCGTCGGCTGGCCCCAACACTACGTCGACGCCGGGCTCCTCCAGCCGGGCGAAAGCGTCGGCCACCAGGCCCATAGGGAGTGTGGGGCTGTCGCTGTTGACGGCCAGCGCAAACTCAAGGCCTTCGGAGAGAAGGAGGAAGTGGAAGATGTTGTAGAGCCGCTCCCCAAGGTGGGCGCCCCGTTGCGGTATTAAGGGGCAACCTTCGGGCAGCAACCCGCGAAGCCGCTCGCCCTCGCCCGCGGGCGTGTATGCCACCCGGCAGAGGCCGGGGAAGGCGGCCTCGACGGCCTCGACCATGTCTATAAGAAAGCAGGCGTAGAGCCGGGCTGAGGATTCCTCGTCCAAGAGCGGGAGCAGGCGGGTTTTCACCTGGCCCGGGATAGGGACCTTGGCCATGAGCACACACGCTCTACGGCTCCCCCCAAGAGGGTTATCCATCGGATGCTTTCCCGTAGTCGTCAAGAGGTCTCTGGCTCCCTCGTCGGCGGCGTATCAGCAGCCGATCCTTAAAGGCTCCACTCCACACCGCAGCCCTGGCACGGGGTGGCCGGCTCGGCGCTCATAAGCTGGCTGCGGAACGTCTGGTAGCGCTCGCCGTGCCATATCTCCTCGAGCGACTGCTCCCGTACGTTGCCCAAGATAATGCTCGGATACTCGTGGAGGGCGACGGCAAACGGGGCGATGCAGCACGGCAAAATATTTCCGTTTGCGGTCATGTACATGAGGGTGAAGGGCCGCCGGCAGGCCTGCCAGGGGTGAGAGTCATTGGCGCCCTCGATGCTATGCCGGGGGTCGGTGGCCCCGGAGGCTTGAAAGGCGATTCCGTGTTTGCGGCTAAGCTCTTCGCAGAACCTGAGCAACTCATCCACCTC
Protein-coding sequences here:
- a CDS encoding TIGR04282 family arsenosugar biosynthesis glycosyltransferase yields the protein MDNPLGGSRRACVLMAKVPIPGQVKTRLLPLLDEESSARLYACFLIDMVEAVEAAFPGLCRVAYTPAGEGERLRGLLPEGCPLIPQRGAHLGERLYNIFHFLLLSEGLEFALAVNSDSPTLPMGLVADAFARLEEPGVDVVLGPADDGGYYLIGLTKPQKHLFDDIPWSTPEVLPTTLKRAAEARLRPALLEPWYDVDDREDLRRLCNELEEVGSDGLAPTTWACLQQFRAEGRLEAL